Part of the Streptomyces sp. WMMC500 genome is shown below.
CGAAGAACGCCGACGAGGGCGCGCTGATGGTACGGGGGCGGGGGCTGGTCAGCACGCTGTCCGGGCTCTTCGAGAAGATCTGGGAGCAGGCGGAGGACGTCTCCGTCGAGCTGCGCGAGCCCGAGGAGCCGGCGCCGGAGCTGTCGGAGGCGGAGCTGCGGGTGCTGCGCATGATGTGCGCGGTGGGCAAGGACGAGACCGGGGCCCGGGACCTGGGGGTCTCCGTGCGTACGTACCGCAGGCACATCGCCGACGTGCTGCGGGTCCTCGGGGCCTCCACGCGGGCGCAGGCCGCGCTGCTCGCCCGCGAGCGCGGCTGGGTGTGACCGGGTCAGTTCTCCACCGACCAGCCCGTGCACGCGCTGTGCGTCAGCGCGTCTCCCGCCACCGCCGTCGCGCCGGCCTCCGGCGGCGTCAGCCGCAGCCTGATCCGCTCCGGCTCCACCCGCAGGCCGTGCGGCAGATGGGCCCGCAGCAGCCACAGCAGCCGCACCGCCGTCGTCTCGGCCGGCGGGGCGTCGAAGTCCCGGCGGACGAAGGCCACCTCGACCGACCTGCCCGGGCTCATCGGGCCGCCTCGCCAGGGCCGGGACCGGGGCCAGGACTGGAATCGGCGCCGGAGCCGGGATCGGCGCCGGGATCGGCGGCGGGGCCGGTCGCGCCGCCGGCATCCGGTGGACGCGCGCCCAGCGCCCGTCTCGCCGCCGCCGTCAGCGCCTCGATGCCCGTCGGCAGCGCCGTCCGCAGGTCCGGCGCGAACCGCGGCGAGTGGTTGCCCGGCACCGGCAGCCCCGTGCGCGCCGCTTCGCGGCGGGCCGACGCGGAGACGGTGCCCAGCATCCAGTAGCCGAGCCGGGCGCCGGGGGCACCGTGCACCTCCGCGCCGGCGGGGCCGTACCAGGCGAAGTCCTCCGCCGCGGTGGCCGGTTGCCAGCGCAGCACCCGGGCGCCGCCGAACGCCGCGACGTGGGCCGCCCGCAGCTCCGCCGTCAGTCCCACGTCCGGCAGCAGCGTCCGCGCGCGGGACCGTACCGCCACCTCCGGTGCCCGCGGCGCCCCCGCCGCCTCCGCCTCGGCGGCCAGCACCCGGCGCACCCCCGCCAGCAGCCGCTCCAGCGTGCCCTCGTCGAACGCCCGCAGGCTGATGCCCAGTTCCGCGCGGTCCGGGATGACGTTCGCCTCCGTGCCCGCCGCGAGCCGGCCCACGGTCAGCACCGCCTGCTCCGCGGGCGCCCGTTCGCGGGCGACCAGCGCCTGGAGCCGCAGCACGGCCGCCGCCGCCGACACCACCGGGTCCACCGTCAGGTGCGGCGCCCCGGCGTGGCCGCCGGTGCCGTGCAGCACCGCGTCGACCGCGACCGTGCCGGCCAGCAGCGGGGCGCCGTCCGCGTGCGCGACGGTGCCGGCGGGCAGCGGCGCGGTGTGCTGGGCGAGAACGGCGTCGGGGGGTCCGGTGAGGTCGTAGAGCCCGGCGCGCAGCATCGCCAGCGCGCCCTCCAGCGTCTCCTCGGCCGGCTGCCCGACGACCGCCACCGTGCCGCGCCAGCCCGCCGTGTCGCGCGCGAGCAGCCGGGCGGCGCCGGCGAGCGCGGCGAGGTGCACGTCGTGGCCGCAGGCGTGGGCGACGCCGGGCACGGTGCTGGCGTAGCGCAGCCCGCTGTCCTCCGTCACGGGCAGCGCGTCGAGTTCGGCGCGCAGCAGCACGGTCGGGCCCGCGCCGCGGCGCAGCAGGCCGACGACGCCGTGCCCGCCGACGCCGCGGGTGACGGCGTAGCCGTCGGCGGCGAGCGCGCCGGCCAGCACGCCCGCGGTGCGCTCCTCGGCGCCGGACGGCTCGGGGTGGAGATGGACGTCGAGACAGCACTCGACGGCGGACCGAAGGACGTCCGCGGGTACGGCCATGCGCGCCACGCTCCTCTTCCGGGCGGCTCCAGCCTGCCCGACGACGTGATCGGTACGGACTCAGCCCCCTGTCGCCGGGTGTCAGCGAAGTGACAGCGAAACACGGGCGGGGGTGGCAGCCGACGTCGTTTCAATGGCCGTGACAAGCATCGGACCCGCCGGTCCCACGGGCGACGGGCCCGACCTCCGGACACGGAAGAAGGAGTTCCCATGGCTGACAAGGCGCTCTCCACCCTCGCCGACGAGATCCTGGAGCTGGAGTCGGAGACCTTCGAGATCTCGGACTACTCGGACCAGGCCGAGGTCGTCCTCGCCGGTTCGACCTCCTGCTCCTCCACCTCGACCTGCTCCAGCACCACCAGCACCACCTCGTGCAGCGCCTGACGTTCTGTCGGTGACGCCGCGCCCAAGGCAGCCCTCACGGGACCGGACCAGGTCCTCCCGCGAGGGCTGCGGTGCGCGGCGGCCCCGCACCTGACTACGGGAACGGGTGCGGCACCGCGCGCGGGCGGGCTCCGCCAGCCGCCCGGGCCGCCGCCAGCCGCGGCATCCGCAGCGCCCGCTGCCGGTGCCAGCCGAAGTCCAGCGGCAGCAGCCCCGGCGCCAGCGTCGCGACGGTGCGCAGGCCCAGCGCCCGCTGCTCGGGCGTCGTCTGGTCGACGGCCACCACGTCGTGCCCGCGCGCCGCGAGCGCGTCGACGAGCAGCCGCAGGTCGTCACGGAGATCGAGCGTCGCCGGGCGCGTCCGGGCCCAGTCGGCGAAGACGCCGGCCAGGGGCTGCGCCGGGTCGCCGGTCAGGAAGTCCCCGGCGTGGGCGGCCATCCGCGGCAGCCCGTAGAGCTGGGCGTGGTCCTTCAGTTGCCGTACGAGCCCGAAGTCGTCCGCCATCGCCTCCAGTTCGGCGCGGCGCTCGGCCACCTGGTACGGCAGGTGCGGGATGTACGTGAGCACTTCGCTGAGCGCGCCGGTCAGCGCCCCCGCCGGGTCCGGGCCCGCGGCGGCGCCGAAGGACAGCAGCCCGGGGCCGCCGTCCTCCCGTACGGCCACCGCGGTGATCACCGGGACGTCGAGGTCGCTGCGGGTGTCGAAGGCACGTACCTCGTAGCCGAGGAGCGCCGCGCGGTCCAGCATGCCGCGCACCCGCGCGTCGCCGGCCGAGCGGGGGTCGACGCGGGGGCCGGGGCCGCGTCCGTACCAGGCGAGGAGGAAGGCGTCGCGCTCGATGAGCTCCAGCAGCCCGTACAGCGCGGCCTCCGCGAGCGAGCCGCCGGTGGCGCAGCCGTTGGAGCACTCGAAGACGAAGTTGTCGGACGGCAGCCCGGCGCCGTAGTGCACCAGCCGCGCGGGGACGAGCACCGGCCGGTCGTCGCGCAGGCGGTGGCCCCAGATCCAGGGGATGGGGCGGGCCGGGTCGAACGGGTCCACCAGCGGGTCGGCGCGGTACGTCTCGGGGGCGTACACGCCGGTGTCCCGCGGGTCGACGACGCCGTCCTCGCCCCATGCGGCGGCGAGTTCGTCGAGCGAGGCGGTCACGGGGCGCAGGCCGCGGCGGGCGTGGGTGCCGGCGTAGCGCTCCAGGCCCTCCAGGTACGCGAGGGTGCGGCTGGTGGCGTACGCGTCGGCCTGGCCGGAGAACGTGACGTCGTTGAGGCCGGCGTAGCCGCGGACGAAGGCGCTGCCGGAGATCGGCGCGGTGGTGGTGGAGGCGGGGTTGAGGTGGGTGGTGGAGCCGAGCACGCCGCAGACGGGGTTGGTGAGCGCCGCCTCGGGAAGGTCGAGCGCGTCGAGCGGGCTGACGCGGTAGACGTCGGGGGCCGGCTTCGGGGCGGGGGCGAGGTGCATCCGGCCGTGCTCGGGGGCGTCGTCTCCGGGGGTCACGCAGGCGGGGCAGAGCGGCTCGGGGAGCAGCGGGAAGGTGGCCAGCGCCAGGGTGCCGAGGTCGACGCGGGTGACGCGGGCCTGCCCGTCGGGCGAGCGCCGGCCGGCGACCGCGCGGCACACGGCCCACACGGCGTCGGCGACGTGGTCGGTCAGCACCGGCCAGGCGGAGCCGCCCTCGGGCGCGAACCCGCCCTCCAGCGCCTCCCGTTCCGAGCGGGTACGCAGCCGCTGCCACCGCATCGCGAGGCACCGGCCGCAGGCGGGCCGCGGTGCGGGCGGTCCGCCTGCGGCCGGATGCCGTCCGGCCCCCCACGGGCCGACGAGCACCGCGCGCGAGCTGAGGTGCACGGTCGCGCCGGGGCGCTGGTCCGGCCACGGGTCGCGGCCGGGGTGCAGGACGTCGGCGGCGCCGAGGGGAACGACGAGGGGAAGCGGGGGGTTTGGAGCGCGGGTGGCGCAGAAGCCGACCGCGCCTTCCCCGTCGCCCGCGCCCGGCCCGCCCGAACCGCCGCCGGCCGCCCAGCGGCGCCGCAGCGCCTCCGCCAGCCAGGCCCGGGCCGCCTCGAACGGCGCCGGCTCCCCGTCCCGTACGGCCGGCGTCCGCGCCGCGGTCGTCGCCGTCATGTGCGGTCGCTCCAGCGGAAGACCCGGAACGCCACGGCCCCGAACACCACCGCGAACGCCGCCAGACCGCCGCACGCCACCGCGATGTCCGCGCCGCCGCCCGCGTCGGTGAGCGCCGCCGAGACCCCGTCGTTGAGGTGCCGCAGCGGCAGCACCCAGCTCATGGCCTGCATCCACGACGGCATGGCGTCCAGCGGGTAGAACGAGCCGGACAGGAACGCCATCGGCACCATCAGGAAGTTGGCGACCGCCGCCACCGCCTCCGGCGTACGGGCGAAGGAGCCGACGATCGCGCCCAGCGCCAGGAACGCCGTGATCCCCAGCACCAGCACCGGTATCGCCAGCGGCCATCCGCCGGCCAGCTCCAGCCCCAGCGCGGGCAGCAGCGCCACCGCCACGAACAGCACCGCCTGCACCAGCCCGATGCCCACGGCCAGCACGTACCGCGAGCCCAGCACGGCGGCCAGCGGCGTCGGCGTCATCCGGATCACCCGCAGGATGTCGTCCCGGCGCCACTGCATCAGCACGAAGCCGACGCCGAAGACGGCCGCGTTGCCCACGCCCCAGGACAGCACCCCGGGCGCGATGTACGCGATGTAGGGCCGGCCGCTCTCCTCCACGTCCTGGCCGTGGAAGATCAGCCCGAAGACGACGAGGAAGAGCAGCGGGAAGGCGAAGGTGAAGAAGAGCGTGGTCTTGTCCCGGGTGTAGGCCCGGTAGCCGGCCTCCGCCAGCGCGGAATAGGCACTCATGGCATGTGGCTCCGATGGCTCCGAGGGCTTCGCAGGATGCGGGGGGCGGACGGTGGGGGCGGTCAACGGTCAGTCCTGGCCGGTGAGCTGGAGGTAGACGTCCTCCAGGCTGGCGGTGCGGGTACGCACCCCGTGCAGCCCGGCGACCTTCTCCACCGCGGCCAGCACCGGCCCGGCGTCCTCCGTGCGCAGCACCAGGGCGTCGGACTCGCGGGTGACCTCGGTGACGCCCGGCAGCCCCCGGGCGTCCTCCTCGGTCAGCCGCTCGGCGGGCACCAGCAGCCACACCGACGTACCGCCGCGGGCGATCAGCCTGCCCGGGGTGTCCAGGGCGGTGACCCGGCCGCGGTTGACGATCGCGACGCGGTCGCACAGCGCCTCGGCCTCGTCCAGGTGGTGGGTGGTGTAGACGATGGTGCGGCCGGCGCGCTTGAGGTCCTTGAGCAGCTCCCACAGGGCGCGCCTGGCCTGCGGGTCGAGCGCGGCGGTCGGCTCGTCCAGGAAGATCAGCTCGGGTCCGTGGACGAGCGCGGAGGCGATCGCGAGGCGCTGGCGCTGCCCGCCGGACAGGTTCTCCACCCGGACGTCCGCCTGCTCGGTGAGGCCGACGAGCGCCAGGGTGCGGTCGGCGGCGGCGCGTTCCGTCCGGTACAGCGCGGCCATCGTCCTCAGGTGCTCGTACGCGGTGAGCCGGACGAAGAACGCCGCGGCCTGCGTCTGCACGCCCAGCCGCGGCAGCAGCGCGGTGTCCCGGGGCCACGGCCGCCGGCCCAGCACCTCGACCACGCCGCCGTCGGCCTCCCGCAGGCCCTCCATGATCTCGATGAGCGTGGTCTTGCCGGCGCCGTTGGGGCCGAGGAGGCCGAAGAACTCGCCGCGGCGGACCGTGAACGACACCTCGTCCACCGCCCGCACGTCGCCGTAGCTCTTGCGCACCGCCTCCAGGCGGACGGCCGGGGGCTGCCCGGCGGGGTGGTCGGTGTCGGTCACGGGGCTCTCCTTCGGAGGTTCTGCGCGGAGTTCGGGGGTCATCGCGCTACGCCGCCAGCACCACGGCGCGCACCAGCAGCACCAGCACCACGGCCAGCGCCCCGACGGTCAGCACCGTCCCGGCCGCGTAGCCGAGGTAGACGGCGCGGGCGCGGCGCGGGTACGCGGCGGCGTCCGGGGAGCGGCGCAGCGCCAGGGAGAGGTACGTGCGGCTGGACTCGGCGAGCCGCAGGCCGCCGAGGAGTTGGCCGGCGATGGTGTAGCCGTCGAGCGGCGGGAGCGGCACCAGCATCGCCGCGGCCTGGAGCACGCCGAGGAACAGCAGCCCGGCGAGGCCGTCGCGGGTCGGTCCTTCGGGGGCGAGCAGCCACCAGCAGCAGAACGGCAGCAGGAACAGCAGGTTGGCCACGGCCCCGGCGCCCGCGACGACGATGCGGGCGCGGCGGCCGGCGAGGTACATGTAGTCGTCGACCGTGCAGTACATGATCACCACGGGCAGCCGCCAGCGCAGCCCGATCTCCCCCACCACACCGCCGTAGTGCCGCGCGGCGACCCCGTGCGCCAGCTCGTGCAGCGCGGTGGACAGCCACAGCGCGGTGGCGACGGCCACGAGCAGCACGGGGTTCGTGAACACGGCGGCGGCGCCGTCGACCAGTTCGCCCGGGTGCAGGGCGAGCACCAGGAGCATCGCGCCGAGCGCCGCCAGCAGCGCCGTGCCCCAGACGGGGCCGAGGAGGAACCCGGTGGCGCGGTGGAGGCGGCCGGCGGTGGCGTGGGCGTCGGCGACGAGCCGCACGCTGCCCGCGAGCGGGCCGCGCGGCGGCGGCCGTTCGGGCTCGGCCGGGCGCTCGGGGCGCGGGGTGCCGTCGAGGAGGCCGCGACCGCCGAGGAGCTGGAAGAGCCGGCTCCAGTGGGCGTCGCCGAGCCGCTTGCCGAAGGCCGCCGCGTACGCGCCGCCCAGCTCCGCGACCGTACGGGAGCCGTCCATCCGTACCATCAGGAACCGCTCGCGCGGCCCCACCTCGAAGGACTGCCCGGTGGCGGTGTCCTTGACCAGGTGCACGGTCCGCGGCCCGTGCAGCAGCGCGTCGCTGACCAGCACCTCGGGGCGCAGCCGGGGCTGGTGGGCGGCGAGCGACTCCCGGGTGCCGCTCACCGCGCGCTCCCGGTCGCCGGCGCCGCGGCCCGCGCGTGCAGCGCCCGGGCCAGGACGTGGGAGAGGTACGCCTCGTCCTGGATCGTCACGTGCAGCCGGTTGTTGGTCATGTGCATGTACGGGGACAGCAGCCGCTCCAGCGCCTCGTCCGGGTCGTCGACCGGCTCGTCCCGCGTGCCGTCCCAGGACCGGAAGACCAGCTCGCCCCGCTCGGCCAGCTCCACCACCCTGCCGCGCAGCTCGCGGCAGTGCTCGGCCCAGCGGCCCAGCAGCGCGGGCAGCGCGCCCTCGCCCGCCGCGGCGGCGCGGATGCGGCCGTGCCAGGTGAGCAGCCCGGGCGTCACCTCGTCCGCCTTGCGCTCGTACGCGGCGCTGCCGATGAAGCCGGTGTCGGGGAACGCGCGGTGCCAGAAGGCGTAGTAGCGGTCGAGGAAGTCCGCGAGCCGGTCGTCCTCGGGCAGGAACGCGGTGGACATGATCAGCATGAGCTGCGCCGAGGTGCCGAGCAGCACGGTGCGCAGGTGCAGGTTCTTGCCGCGCAGCGCGTCGCACACCAGCTCGCTGGAGCGGGCGAAGTGCCACTCGGCGAGCGCGACGCCGGCCGGGCCGCCGTACTTGCCGTACTCGGGCTCGTACGGCAGCCAGGCGCGTGAGTTGTTGGGCCGCAGGTTCATGCGGCCCTCGGCGTCGGTGTAGCCGGCGCGGTCCTCGGGGCGGAACTCGATGTCGAAGAGCTGGTTGTAGAACTCGTTGAGGAAGCCGGAGTCGACCTGGTAGAGCGCGGGGCGCTCGGCGAGGAAGGCGTCGACGGCGCGCTCGGCGCGGGCCCGCACCTCCGCCTCGCGCCCGGGTGCGGAGGGGCGCAGGCGGAGGCGGACGTGGGGTCCTTCGAGCCAGTAGTTGAGGAAGAACCAGCCGTCGAGGAGGCCGTCGTCGTGCAGCTCGCGGACGAGCGGGCTGACGCACTGGAGGAGGAGGGGGACGGGGTTGGCGGCGTAGTAGACGTGGAGGGCCTGCCAGTCGCCGGGGGGCGCGCCCCGGCCGGGCGCGGCGGCGGGCGCGGGCTGGTCGGTCACGGGGTGTCTCCTTCTGCGGTGCCGGGCGGCGCGGGGGCCGTCTCCACGGCCAGCTCCACCACGTGGCCGCCGTGTTCTGTCGTCAGGTACGGGCCGTCCTCGTCGGGCAGCGCCTCGCGGAAGGTCACGCGCGCCGCGTCGCTGCGCAGCAGGCCCTCGAAGGCCAGCAGCGACAGCGGGCTGTCGAAGTCGACGTACTGCGGCTTCGCGCCGGTCGCGCCGCGCGCCGCGTCGTCCCTGACCATGGCGTACACCCGGGCGGGCAGCCCGTGCCGGCGGCGCCAGCGGTGCCAGGCCAGCACCCACCCGGCGTCCCCGGTGCCGGCGGCGCGCGGCGGGAGCGCGGTCGCGGGGGCGCGCCAGGAGCGGCGGGCGAGGACGAGACGGCCGTGGCGTACGCGCGGGCGGTGCGTGACGCCGTCGTCCGGCTCGCCCTCGGGGACCCCGGCCCAGACGTCGACCGGGGACATCGAGGTCGGCGAGAGCAGGAGCAGGGTGCGCGGGATCTCGGGGAGCGCCAGCGGTACGAGGTAGCCGAGGTAGACGGGCACCACCTCGCGGCCCAGCCGCGCCGAGCGCAGCACCAGCCGGTCGGTCGCGGGGTCGTGCGCCAGGCTGAGGTCGTCCAGGGCGATGCGGTACCGCTCCGGTACGGAGCTGGTCTCGCCGGGGCAGACGATCTCGTAGTCGGTGAGGCGGCCGTGCAGGTTGAGGTTGCTCGTCACCGGGCCGCCGGTGACCTCGGCGAAGACGGCGCCGGGGGGCTGGAGTTCCCGGGCCCGGGTGCGGAGTTCCGCGGAGAGGCCGCCCGGGGTGCCGGGGGTGCCGTCGAAGCAGTGGGTGAAGCGGCTGAACGGGAAGTGCAGCCCGCCGTACGAGCGGTTGAGCACCACCAGCGGCTCGGGGCCGGCGAGCTGGACGTGGTGGCTGTGCAATGCCGGCTCGGCGGGGAGCGCGGCCAGTTCGGCGGCGACGGCGTCGAAGAGGCCGGTGCCGAGGACGAGTTCGGGGTCGCCGTGCGGGTGGTCCGCCCACCGGGCCCGTACCCCGGCGTGGAACGCGCGGCGCGCGGCGTCGAGCGCCCGGAGCTGCGGCAGGCCGAGCCAGTTCTCCTCCGGTACGTACTCCCCCGCCGCGTCGAAGGGAGTCCGGCGCGAGGTGAAGGACAGATACTGGTCGAAGAAGTCCTCGTGGAAGTCGTGGATCAGCTTCAGCAGGTCGGTGCAGCGCCCGCCGGTGCCGTAGCGGGCGAGGAAGAAGCCGCGCAGCGTCAGCCGCTGCGGCAGGGTGAGGTCGAACGCGGGCAGCACCCGCTCGACGGCGGCCAGCGGTCCCGCGAGGGCCGCCACCAGCCCGGCGGGCGTGCCGGCACCGGCCTGCCCGCCGCCGGCCGCCTGGCCGCCGCCGGGGGCCGGCCCGCCCGCGGGGGCCGTCACCTCCGGCGCCGTCGTGTCCTCGTACAGCACCGTGCGCGGCACCCGGGGCTGCGCCACGCCCAGCTCCCGCTGCACGTCCGCCAGCCGCCGCCGCAACTCGCCCAGCAGCTCGCGCCGTTCGGCGGGCGCCGCGGCGGGGTACCGGGCCAGCAGCTCCGCCGGTCCTTCCAGAGCGGCGGCCAGGTCGCCGGCCCAGGGCCGGTCGAGGGCGCGCAGCGCCCGCTGGAAGGCGCCCAGGGGGTCGGTGTCGTGGGCGCGGAGGTCGAGGCAGGGCACGCGGACCATGCCGACGTCGAGGAGGGCGGCCAGGTACGTGTCGACGGCCTCGCGGTCGGCGTCCAGACCGTTGCCGAGCCAGTCGGCCAACTCCCCGTAGCGGACGGTCTCCCGCTTCTCCAGCAGCCCGAGCATGCGCTCCAGCACGCCGCTGCGGCGCAGGAAGAAGAGCCGGTCCTTGACGGTGTCGAAGGTGACGGCGGTGTCGTCGTCCCCGGCGGTCACCCACCGGCGCACGTAGCGCACGCGGTCCTCGTCGCGGCCCCAGCCGGGCGCGGGCGCCACGGGCAGGTCGGCGCGGCGGCGGGGGTCGGCGAGCACGGCGTCGGCGAGCCGGCCGACGGCGAGGACGTTGAGGCGGGGGTGGCTGCGGGGCGCGTACGGGCCGGTGAGGCGGAGGAGTGCCGAGGCGGTCCCGGCGTCCGCGGCCCGGTCCCCGGCGGGCTCCGCGGTGTCCGTGAAGCGGCCCAGGGCGACGGACGTGAAGGCGGCGAACGGGCTCGTCTTGCACGCCGTGCGGTAGAGGTAGGCGAGCAGCGAACGCTCCACCTTCCGCGTCCGCTTGTCCGCGCGCGCCGGGTCGGAGGCGGCGAAGGCGTCGAGCTGCGCGTCGAGGACGGGGGAGGCGAGCAGCACGCCGCCGCGCAGCCGGTCCTCGTCCAGGACGGCGCGCAGCGCCCCGCGGGTGCGCAGGAGTTCGCCGGTCAGCAGCGCCTCGCCGGCCGCCAGGTCGTCGTCCAGCCGGGCCCGCAGCTCCAGCCAGCCGCGCAGCGGCTCGGCGACCTGCGGCGCGAGCCCGGTGACGAGCGCGACGGCGGCGTCGGCGTCGGCGGGGCGCCGCCCGTTGAACACCTCCCGGCGCAGCCGCAGCAGGTCGCGCCGCACGCGCTCGTCGTCGCGCCCGGCGACGAGGTCGTACAGCCGGTCGCCGAGCGGCCCGCCGGTCGTCGCGAGCCGGGCCTCGGCGGCGAGCACGCCGTCGGCCCAGTCCCGTACGGCGGGCGTACGCAGGGCCCGTACGGCCTCCGCGGGCAGCCCGGCGATCCGGGTGAGGAACCGCGGGCCGAGGCCGG
Proteins encoded:
- a CDS encoding amidohydrolase; amino-acid sequence: MAVPADVLRSAVECCLDVHLHPEPSGAEERTAGVLAGALAADGYAVTRGVGGHGVVGLLRRGAGPTVLLRAELDALPVTEDSGLRYASTVPGVAHACGHDVHLAALAGAARLLARDTAGWRGTVAVVGQPAEETLEGALAMLRAGLYDLTGPPDAVLAQHTAPLPAGTVAHADGAPLLAGTVAVDAVLHGTGGHAGAPHLTVDPVVSAAAAVLRLQALVARERAPAEQAVLTVGRLAAGTEANVIPDRAELGISLRAFDEGTLERLLAGVRRVLAAEAEAAGAPRAPEVAVRSRARTLLPDVGLTAELRAAHVAAFGGARVLRWQPATAAEDFAWYGPAGAEVHGAPGARLGYWMLGTVSASARREAARTGLPVPGNHSPRFAPDLRTALPTGIEALTAAARRALGARPPDAGGATGPAADPGADPGSGADSSPGPGPGPGEAAR
- a CDS encoding ABC transporter permease, whose protein sequence is MSAYSALAEAGYRAYTRDKTTLFFTFAFPLLFLVVFGLIFHGQDVEESGRPYIAYIAPGVLSWGVGNAAVFGVGFVLMQWRRDDILRVIRMTPTPLAAVLGSRYVLAVGIGLVQAVLFVAVALLPALGLELAGGWPLAIPVLVLGITAFLALGAIVGSFARTPEAVAAVANFLMVPMAFLSGSFYPLDAMPSWMQAMSWVLPLRHLNDGVSAALTDAGGGADIAVACGGLAAFAVVFGAVAFRVFRWSDRT
- a CDS encoding ABC transporter ATP-binding protein, whose protein sequence is MTDTDHPAGQPPAVRLEAVRKSYGDVRAVDEVSFTVRRGEFFGLLGPNGAGKTTLIEIMEGLREADGGVVEVLGRRPWPRDTALLPRLGVQTQAAAFFVRLTAYEHLRTMAALYRTERAAADRTLALVGLTEQADVRVENLSGGQRQRLAIASALVHGPELIFLDEPTAALDPQARRALWELLKDLKRAGRTIVYTTHHLDEAEALCDRVAIVNRGRVTALDTPGRLIARGGTSVWLLVPAERLTEEDARGLPGVTEVTRESDALVLRTEDAGPVLAAVEKVAGLHGVRTRTASLEDVYLQLTGQD
- a CDS encoding lantibiotic dehydratase encodes the protein MPTQTTPPARADAAVRDPGARRDAALPAGGPGLGPRFLTRIAGLPAEAVRALRTPAVRDWADGVLAAEARLATTGGPLGDRLYDLVAGRDDERVRRDLLRLRREVFNGRRPADADAAVALVTGLAPQVAEPLRGWLELRARLDDDLAAGEALLTGELLRTRGALRAVLDEDRLRGGVLLASPVLDAQLDAFAASDPARADKRTRKVERSLLAYLYRTACKTSPFAAFTSVALGRFTDTAEPAGDRAADAGTASALLRLTGPYAPRSHPRLNVLAVGRLADAVLADPRRRADLPVAPAPGWGRDEDRVRYVRRWVTAGDDDTAVTFDTVKDRLFFLRRSGVLERMLGLLEKRETVRYGELADWLGNGLDADREAVDTYLAALLDVGMVRVPCLDLRAHDTDPLGAFQRALRALDRPWAGDLAAALEGPAELLARYPAAAPAERRELLGELRRRLADVQRELGVAQPRVPRTVLYEDTTAPEVTAPAGGPAPGGGQAAGGGQAGAGTPAGLVAALAGPLAAVERVLPAFDLTLPQRLTLRGFFLARYGTGGRCTDLLKLIHDFHEDFFDQYLSFTSRRTPFDAAGEYVPEENWLGLPQLRALDAARRAFHAGVRARWADHPHGDPELVLGTGLFDAVAAELAALPAEPALHSHHVQLAGPEPLVVLNRSYGGLHFPFSRFTHCFDGTPGTPGGLSAELRTRARELQPPGAVFAEVTGGPVTSNLNLHGRLTDYEIVCPGETSSVPERYRIALDDLSLAHDPATDRLVLRSARLGREVVPVYLGYLVPLALPEIPRTLLLLSPTSMSPVDVWAGVPEGEPDDGVTHRPRVRHGRLVLARRSWRAPATALPPRAAGTGDAGWVLAWHRWRRRHGLPARVYAMVRDDAARGATGAKPQYVDFDSPLSLLAFEGLLRSDAARVTFREALPDEDGPYLTTEHGGHVVELAVETAPAPPGTAEGDTP
- a CDS encoding lantibiotic dehydratase C-terminal domain-containing protein, with protein sequence MTDQPAPAAAPGRGAPPGDWQALHVYYAANPVPLLLQCVSPLVRELHDDGLLDGWFFLNYWLEGPHVRLRLRPSAPGREAEVRARAERAVDAFLAERPALYQVDSGFLNEFYNQLFDIEFRPEDRAGYTDAEGRMNLRPNNSRAWLPYEPEYGKYGGPAGVALAEWHFARSSELVCDALRGKNLHLRTVLLGTSAQLMLIMSTAFLPEDDRLADFLDRYYAFWHRAFPDTGFIGSAAYERKADEVTPGLLTWHGRIRAAAAGEGALPALLGRWAEHCRELRGRVVELAERGELVFRSWDGTRDEPVDDPDEALERLLSPYMHMTNNRLHVTIQDEAYLSHVLARALHARAAAPATGSAR
- a CDS encoding thiazolylpeptide-type bacteriocin, which produces MADKALSTLADEILELESETFEISDYSDQAEVVLAGSTSCSSTSTCSSTTSTTSCSA
- a CDS encoding TOMM precursor leader peptide-binding protein, with product MTATTAARTPAVRDGEPAPFEAARAWLAEALRRRWAAGGGSGGPGAGDGEGAVGFCATRAPNPPLPLVVPLGAADVLHPGRDPWPDQRPGATVHLSSRAVLVGPWGAGRHPAAGGPPAPRPACGRCLAMRWQRLRTRSEREALEGGFAPEGGSAWPVLTDHVADAVWAVCRAVAGRRSPDGQARVTRVDLGTLALATFPLLPEPLCPACVTPGDDAPEHGRMHLAPAPKPAPDVYRVSPLDALDLPEAALTNPVCGVLGSTTHLNPASTTTAPISGSAFVRGYAGLNDVTFSGQADAYATSRTLAYLEGLERYAGTHARRGLRPVTASLDELAAAWGEDGVVDPRDTGVYAPETYRADPLVDPFDPARPIPWIWGHRLRDDRPVLVPARLVHYGAGLPSDNFVFECSNGCATGGSLAEAALYGLLELIERDAFLLAWYGRGPGPRVDPRSAGDARVRGMLDRAALLGYEVRAFDTRSDLDVPVITAVAVREDGGPGLLSFGAAAGPDPAGALTGALSEVLTYIPHLPYQVAERRAELEAMADDFGLVRQLKDHAQLYGLPRMAAHAGDFLTGDPAQPLAGVFADWARTRPATLDLRDDLRLLVDALAARGHDVVAVDQTTPEQRALGLRTVATLAPGLLPLDFGWHRQRALRMPRLAAARAAGGARPRAVPHPFP
- a CDS encoding M50 family metallopeptidase, which codes for MSGTRESLAAHQPRLRPEVLVSDALLHGPRTVHLVKDTATGQSFEVGPRERFLMVRMDGSRTVAELGGAYAAAFGKRLGDAHWSRLFQLLGGRGLLDGTPRPERPAEPERPPPRGPLAGSVRLVADAHATAGRLHRATGFLLGPVWGTALLAALGAMLLVLALHPGELVDGAAAVFTNPVLLVAVATALWLSTALHELAHGVAARHYGGVVGEIGLRWRLPVVIMYCTVDDYMYLAGRRARIVVAGAGAVANLLFLLPFCCWWLLAPEGPTRDGLAGLLFLGVLQAAAMLVPLPPLDGYTIAGQLLGGLRLAESSRTYLSLALRRSPDAAAYPRRARAVYLGYAAGTVLTVGALAVVLVLLVRAVVLAA